A genome region from Microbacterium sp. CGR2 includes the following:
- a CDS encoding ABC transporter ATP-binding protein, which produces MSSALEFTDVVVRREGRNIIDHVSWKVEDDQRWVILGPNGAGKTTLLQLADTLMHPTSGTVTVLGETLGRTDVFELRPRIGFASSAMAKSVPRDETVLNTVLTAAYSVLGRWNESYEEIDERRALRVLDNWRLAHLAERTFGTLSDGEQKRVQIARAVMTDPELLLLDEPTASLDLGSREELLALLSGYASSPTTPAMLMVTHHVEEIPVGFTHVMLLRDGQVVAAGPIAENITAEALGEAFGMPITLSNEDGRYAARAAF; this is translated from the coding sequence ATGTCGAGCGCCCTGGAATTCACTGACGTCGTCGTGCGCCGTGAAGGGCGCAACATCATCGATCACGTGAGTTGGAAGGTCGAAGACGACCAGCGATGGGTGATCCTCGGCCCGAACGGCGCCGGTAAGACGACGCTGCTCCAGTTGGCGGACACACTGATGCACCCCACGTCCGGCACGGTGACCGTGCTGGGCGAGACGCTGGGGCGGACAGACGTGTTCGAACTGCGGCCCCGCATCGGGTTCGCATCGTCTGCCATGGCGAAGAGCGTGCCTCGCGACGAGACGGTGCTGAACACGGTGCTGACGGCCGCGTACTCCGTCCTCGGCCGCTGGAATGAGAGCTACGAGGAGATCGACGAGCGTCGGGCACTGCGGGTCCTCGACAACTGGCGTCTCGCCCACCTCGCAGAACGCACGTTCGGCACGCTGAGCGACGGTGAGCAGAAGCGCGTGCAGATCGCCCGGGCCGTCATGACGGACCCCGAGCTGCTTCTGCTCGACGAGCCGACCGCTTCACTCGACCTCGGTTCGCGTGAAGAGCTGCTCGCCCTGCTCAGCGGCTACGCGTCGTCTCCGACCACGCCGGCGATGCTCATGGTGACGCACCACGTCGAGGAGATCCCGGTGGGCTTCACGCACGTGATGCTGCTTCGCGACGGCCAGGTCGTCGCTGCGGGCCCGATCGCCGAGAATATCACGGCCGAAGCCCTGGGCGAGGCGTTCGGCATGCCGATCACGCTCAGCAACGAAGACGGTCGATACGCCGCGCGTGCGGCATTCTGA
- the glgA gene encoding glycogen synthase, which translates to MRVEMITKEYPPEIYGGAGVHVAELVAALRQNIEVRVRAFGAPREEEGTFSYRAPSELAKANAALQTLGTDLEIVSAIGDADIVHTHTWYTNFAGHLASQLHGIPHVLTAHSLEPLRPWKAEQLGGGYAVSSGIEKLAYENAAAVIAVSAGMRADILRSYPQVDPAKVRVIHNGIDVERWRPVQDAAFLESIGMDPSRPSVVFVGRITRQKGLPYLLQAARLLPADVQLILCAGAPDTPEIMAEVQEGVRQLQQSRAGVIWIERMLPREELSAILTAATTFVCPSVYEPLGIVNLEAMACGAAVVGTATGGIPEVVADGVTGRLVPIEQLQDGTGTPVDPERYVADLAAVLTEVATDPERAREYGEAGRERARADFSWGAIADTTRALYAELAR; encoded by the coding sequence ATGCGAGTCGAGATGATCACCAAGGAGTATCCGCCCGAGATATATGGCGGAGCGGGCGTGCACGTGGCTGAGCTCGTCGCCGCACTCCGGCAGAACATCGAGGTGCGTGTCCGCGCATTCGGCGCCCCTCGCGAGGAGGAGGGCACCTTCTCCTACCGCGCTCCGTCGGAGCTTGCGAAGGCCAACGCCGCGCTGCAGACTCTCGGCACCGATCTCGAGATCGTCTCGGCTATCGGTGACGCGGATATCGTGCATACTCACACCTGGTACACAAACTTCGCCGGCCACCTCGCGTCGCAGTTGCACGGCATCCCGCACGTGCTGACGGCACACAGCTTGGAGCCGCTGCGTCCGTGGAAGGCGGAACAGCTCGGCGGAGGGTACGCGGTCTCGAGCGGCATCGAGAAGCTCGCCTACGAGAACGCCGCGGCGGTCATCGCGGTCAGCGCCGGGATGCGGGCCGACATCCTGCGCAGCTACCCCCAGGTGGACCCCGCCAAGGTGCGAGTGATCCACAACGGCATCGATGTCGAGCGATGGCGGCCGGTGCAGGATGCCGCGTTCCTCGAGTCGATCGGCATGGACCCGTCGCGTCCCTCGGTCGTCTTCGTCGGTCGCATCACCCGGCAGAAGGGACTGCCGTACCTGCTGCAAGCCGCTCGGCTGCTCCCCGCCGACGTCCAACTCATCCTCTGCGCCGGCGCCCCGGACACCCCGGAGATCATGGCGGAGGTCCAGGAAGGCGTGCGTCAGCTGCAGCAGAGCCGTGCGGGAGTGATCTGGATCGAGCGGATGCTGCCGCGAGAGGAGTTGTCCGCGATCCTCACCGCGGCGACGACGTTCGTATGCCCGTCGGTGTACGAGCCGCTCGGGATCGTCAACCTCGAGGCGATGGCCTGCGGCGCTGCGGTCGTCGGCACCGCGACCGGCGGCATCCCCGAGGTCGTGGCCGACGGTGTCACCGGCCGTCTCGTCCCGATCGAGCAGCTTCAGGACGGAACCGGAACACCCGTGGACCCCGAACGGTACGTCGCGGACCTGGCCGCCGTGCTCACCGAGGTCGCGACGGATCCGGAGCGCGCCCGCGAGTACGGCGAGGCTGGGCGCGAGCGCGCCAGGGCCGACTTCAGCTGGGGCGCGATCGCCGACACCACCCGCGCGCTCTACGCGGAGCTCGCCCGCTGA
- a CDS encoding glucose-1-phosphate adenylyltransferase, producing MSAPKKVLGIILAGGEGKRLMPLTADRAKPAVPFGGQYRLIDFAISNLINSGLRQIVVLTQYKSHSLDRHISQTWRMSALLDSYVASVPAQQRLGKRWFSGSADAILQSLNLINDEKPDIVVVVGADHVYRMDFRQMLDAHIESGARATVAGIRQPLSMASQFGVIDADSQSGLIKQFLEKPTDIAGLDDSPHEVLASMGNYIFDADALIAAVEADGESPTSGHDMGGDIVPYFVDRGEAGYYDMKQNDVPGSSPRDRSYWRDVGTIDSFFDAHMDLISTLPIFNLYNMEWPIHSQAVNSPPAKFVRDSVGRIGNAIDSIVSLGSVLSGAHLERSVVGPWTLAGGGSTITDSVVFENVRAGQGSRVHRAILDKNVVLADGATVGVDRERDLARGFTVTDSGITVVGKGVFIDR from the coding sequence ATGTCCGCACCAAAGAAGGTCCTCGGGATCATCCTCGCCGGAGGCGAGGGCAAGCGACTCATGCCCCTCACAGCGGACCGCGCAAAGCCCGCTGTCCCGTTCGGCGGGCAATATCGACTGATCGACTTCGCCATCTCGAACCTGATCAACTCCGGGCTGCGCCAGATCGTCGTCCTGACGCAGTACAAGTCGCACAGCCTCGACCGACACATCTCCCAGACGTGGCGCATGTCGGCGTTGCTGGACTCGTACGTGGCCTCGGTCCCGGCACAGCAGCGGCTGGGTAAGCGCTGGTTCTCCGGCTCGGCCGACGCCATTCTGCAGAGCCTCAATCTGATCAACGACGAGAAGCCGGACATCGTCGTGGTCGTCGGTGCGGACCACGTCTATCGGATGGACTTCCGACAGATGCTCGATGCCCACATCGAGTCGGGCGCGCGGGCCACCGTCGCCGGCATCCGTCAGCCCCTGTCCATGGCCTCGCAGTTCGGCGTGATCGACGCCGACTCCCAGAGCGGTCTCATCAAGCAGTTCCTCGAGAAGCCCACCGACATCGCGGGACTCGACGACTCCCCCCACGAGGTGCTGGCCTCCATGGGCAACTACATCTTCGATGCCGACGCACTGATCGCCGCCGTCGAGGCGGACGGGGAGTCCCCCACGTCCGGGCACGACATGGGTGGCGACATCGTCCCCTACTTCGTCGACCGCGGTGAGGCCGGCTACTACGACATGAAGCAGAACGACGTGCCGGGCTCGTCGCCGCGCGACCGGTCGTACTGGCGTGACGTGGGAACCATCGACTCCTTCTTCGATGCCCACATGGACCTCATCTCGACGCTGCCGATCTTCAACCTCTACAACATGGAGTGGCCGATCCATTCGCAGGCGGTCAACTCGCCGCCCGCGAAGTTCGTCCGCGACTCCGTCGGGCGCATCGGCAATGCCATCGACTCGATCGTCTCCCTCGGATCCGTCCTTTCGGGCGCGCATCTGGAACGCAGCGTGGTCGGACCGTGGACGCTCGCCGGTGGTGGATCGACGATCACCGACTCGGTCGTCTTCGAGAACGTTCGCGCCGGCCAGGGCTCCCGCGTCCACCGGGCGATCCTGGACAAGAACGTCGTCCTCGCCGATGGGGCGACCGTCGGCGTCGACCGGGAACGCGACCTGGCTCGGGGTTTCACGGTGACCGACTCCGGGATCACGGTCGTCGGCAAGGGCGTCTTCATCGATCGCTGA
- the serB gene encoding phosphoserine phosphatase SerB yields the protein MTSARFLVVLDADSTLIRNEVIELLADEAGRRDEVQAATEAAMRGEIDFAASLRSRVAALQGVPVTAFQRVRARIEPTPGVQELTAAVHSRGGVVGVVSGGFHEILDSVAPELGVDRWRANRLEVADGVLTGRVDGEIVDAAAKAASLQEWALELSVAPHATIAIGDGANDLQMMTVAGLGLAFNAKPAVRDAASLVIGPQNLAEVIALLP from the coding sequence GTGACTTCCGCGCGCTTCCTCGTCGTCCTCGATGCCGATTCCACGCTCATCCGCAATGAGGTGATCGAACTGCTCGCCGACGAGGCCGGTCGGCGTGACGAGGTGCAGGCTGCGACGGAGGCCGCGATGCGCGGCGAGATCGACTTCGCCGCGAGCCTGCGTTCACGGGTGGCAGCGCTTCAGGGCGTACCCGTCACAGCGTTCCAGCGCGTCCGTGCCCGCATCGAGCCCACCCCGGGGGTGCAGGAGCTCACTGCGGCGGTGCACAGTCGCGGCGGCGTCGTCGGGGTCGTATCCGGCGGGTTCCACGAGATCCTCGACAGCGTGGCACCGGAACTCGGGGTCGACCGATGGCGGGCGAACCGACTCGAGGTGGCCGATGGAGTGCTCACCGGCCGGGTCGACGGTGAGATCGTGGATGCTGCGGCCAAAGCCGCGTCTCTCCAGGAGTGGGCCCTCGAACTCAGCGTGGCACCGCATGCCACGATTGCGATCGGTGATGGGGCGAACGACCTTCAGATGATGACCGTGGCGGGCCTCGGCCTCGCGTTCAACGCGAAGCCGGCAGTGCGCGACGCCGCGAGCCTGGTCATCGGGCCGCAGAACCTCGCCGAGGTCATCGCGCTGCTGCCCTGA
- a CDS encoding alpha/beta fold hydrolase: MDIILIPGLWLDAASWRDVIPVLERDGHRAHPLTMLGVGAPASDSADIGIADWIDAAVAAVDAVSDEVVVVGHSGGGNVAWGVVDARPDRVRRVIFVDTVPPPTGHGISEFEVVEGVVPFPGWDFFPEEDVSDLDESTRARTAPLTQSVPARVPTDSIVLNDAERYAVPATLLMGGLDQPTFVGMIDQWGPYAEEFRSIADTEVVKIGSGHWPQFSVPEKLGELINAAIAR, translated from the coding sequence ATGGACATCATCCTCATCCCCGGTCTCTGGCTCGACGCTGCCAGCTGGCGCGACGTGATCCCCGTTCTGGAGCGGGACGGGCATCGTGCGCACCCGCTCACCATGCTCGGGGTGGGCGCCCCGGCGTCCGACTCCGCCGACATCGGGATCGCCGACTGGATCGACGCCGCCGTCGCAGCGGTCGATGCGGTCTCCGACGAGGTCGTGGTGGTCGGACACAGCGGGGGCGGCAATGTGGCATGGGGCGTCGTCGATGCGCGACCGGACCGCGTGCGCCGAGTGATCTTCGTCGACACCGTCCCTCCGCCGACCGGTCACGGGATCAGCGAGTTCGAGGTGGTGGAGGGCGTCGTCCCCTTCCCGGGCTGGGACTTCTTCCCCGAGGAAGACGTGAGCGACCTCGACGAGTCCACCCGAGCGCGGACCGCGCCCCTGACCCAGAGCGTCCCTGCTCGGGTGCCGACCGACTCGATCGTCCTGAACGATGCCGAGCGGTACGCGGTGCCGGCGACGCTCCTGATGGGTGGCCTCGATCAGCCGACGTTCGTGGGCATGATCGACCAGTGGGGGCCCTACGCCGAAGAGTTCCGCTCGATCGCCGACACGGAGGTCGTGAAGATCGGCTCCGGCCATTGGCCGCAGTTCTCGGTGCCCGAGAAGCTCGGTGAACTGATCAACGCGGCGATCGCCCGCTGA
- a CDS encoding beta-ketoacyl-ACP reductase: MSSQRVVLVTGGNRGIGRAIAERFVRDGYRVAVTARTGEGPEGTLTVRADVTDAAALDAAFTEVEQQLGPVEIVVANAGITKDTLLLRMTEDDFDSVVATNLGGTFRVVKRASKGMLRARFGRVILISSVVGLYGSAGQVNYSASKSALVGFARSLTRELGGRGITANVVAPGFIETDMTAELPEETQKQYRSSIPAGRFATPDEVAGVVTWLAGDDAGYISGAVIPVDGGLGMGH; encoded by the coding sequence ATGAGTTCTCAGCGCGTCGTCCTCGTCACCGGAGGAAACCGCGGCATCGGCCGTGCGATCGCGGAACGATTCGTCCGCGATGGCTACCGAGTCGCCGTCACCGCGCGCACCGGTGAGGGACCTGAGGGCACGCTCACGGTGCGAGCGGACGTGACGGATGCTGCCGCTCTCGACGCGGCGTTCACCGAGGTGGAGCAGCAGCTGGGGCCGGTGGAGATCGTCGTCGCCAACGCCGGGATCACCAAGGACACCCTGCTCCTGCGGATGACCGAGGACGACTTCGACAGTGTTGTCGCGACGAACCTCGGCGGCACCTTCCGCGTGGTGAAGCGTGCGTCCAAGGGCATGCTTCGTGCCCGCTTCGGCCGCGTCATCCTCATCTCCAGTGTGGTCGGGCTCTATGGGTCGGCCGGCCAGGTCAACTACTCGGCGTCCAAGAGCGCTCTCGTCGGCTTCGCCCGTTCACTCACGCGCGAGCTCGGCGGCCGCGGGATCACAGCGAATGTCGTGGCGCCCGGTTTCATCGAGACCGACATGACGGCGGAGCTCCCGGAGGAGACGCAGAAGCAGTACAGGTCGAGCATTCCTGCGGGGCGGTTCGCGACTCCGGATGAGGTCGCCGGTGTCGTCACCTGGCTCGCCGGCGATGACGCGGGCTACATCTCCGGCGCGGTCATCCCCGTCGATGGCGGACTCGGCATGGGGCACTGA
- a CDS encoding DUF4190 domain-containing protein, with the protein MSDHDFPSAARQQPLTPPAPPNYPGQQYSAAPQPYMTPGYPMPAPRPASGLAITSLVCGIAGLVLFWALIPMLASIVAVVTGHMALGQTKRDPSIGGRGMAFAGLILGYVVVGILLFTIATTIISIVLVGAFTLPFVFAG; encoded by the coding sequence GTGAGCGACCACGACTTCCCCTCTGCGGCGCGACAGCAGCCGCTCACCCCACCGGCTCCTCCGAACTACCCGGGTCAGCAGTACTCCGCTGCCCCTCAGCCGTACATGACACCGGGCTACCCGATGCCCGCGCCTCGCCCGGCCAGCGGTCTCGCGATCACCTCGCTCGTCTGCGGCATAGCCGGTCTGGTGCTGTTCTGGGCACTGATCCCGATGCTGGCGTCGATCGTGGCGGTCGTCACCGGGCACATGGCTCTCGGGCAGACCAAGCGCGATCCCTCGATCGGAGGGCGCGGAATGGCGTTCGCCGGTCTCATCCTCGGCTACGTGGTCGTCGGCATCCTGCTGTTCACGATCGCCACGACGATCATCAGCATCGTTCTTGTGGGCGCCTTCACTCTTCCCTTCGTCTTCGCCGGCTGA
- a CDS encoding DUF3099 domain-containing protein: MKNARRVPAVTSLPQSPRVEADHRVRRYALTMTIRIVCFALMVLVQPYGWYTWVFGIAAAVLPYIAVVFANAGSDSTETTAESPLQELEAPLAAPPVPDATEESDSQVIIIQEGDRDQS; encoded by the coding sequence GTGAAGAACGCACGTCGAGTCCCGGCTGTCACCTCGCTGCCGCAGTCCCCGCGGGTCGAGGCGGACCATCGTGTGCGCCGATACGCCCTCACGATGACGATTCGCATCGTGTGCTTCGCACTGATGGTGCTCGTGCAGCCGTATGGCTGGTACACCTGGGTCTTCGGGATCGCGGCGGCGGTCCTTCCGTACATCGCCGTCGTGTTCGCGAACGCGGGCAGCGACAGCACCGAGACGACCGCGGAATCTCCGCTCCAGGAGCTTGAGGCGCCCCTCGCCGCACCGCCCGTCCCCGATGCCACGGAAGAGTCCGACTCTCAGGTGATCATCATCCAGGAAGGCGACCGGGATCAATCGTGA
- a CDS encoding SURF1 family protein, whose product MSRRMTRWSVYILIAIGFAVGCAFLSHWQFERNESRSEQIALVEQNYDADPVPLSELIGADGALDPDDQWHPVILKGEYLADQQLLARNRPHGGTSAFEVLVPFRDADGRVFIVDRGWVYPGEGDAPDTVPAPPAGEVEVTVRLRPGEPLPASGRGAPEGQVPTINLPTIDGLVDGDVITSAYGQLVSEEPTAETALGGFGSPTDDPGPHLSYAIQWILFALMGFIFIGYIIRTEIVKHREDLEGAPAEPKRLRRRDKDADVEDELLDAGVEAR is encoded by the coding sequence ATGAGCCGGCGGATGACGCGGTGGTCCGTCTACATCCTCATCGCCATCGGTTTCGCGGTGGGCTGTGCTTTCCTGTCGCACTGGCAGTTCGAGCGGAACGAGTCGAGGTCCGAGCAGATCGCGCTCGTGGAGCAGAACTACGATGCCGATCCTGTCCCCCTGTCCGAGCTGATCGGCGCCGATGGCGCTCTTGATCCGGACGACCAATGGCACCCGGTCATCCTGAAGGGCGAATACCTGGCCGACCAGCAACTGCTGGCCCGGAACCGTCCGCACGGCGGCACGAGCGCTTTTGAAGTGCTGGTACCGTTCCGCGATGCCGACGGACGCGTCTTCATCGTCGACCGCGGCTGGGTCTACCCGGGCGAAGGCGACGCGCCGGATACCGTGCCGGCACCTCCGGCCGGCGAGGTCGAGGTCACGGTCAGGCTGCGCCCCGGCGAGCCGCTCCCGGCGTCCGGTCGCGGCGCACCCGAAGGTCAGGTCCCGACGATCAACCTGCCCACAATAGACGGGCTCGTCGACGGAGACGTCATCACGAGCGCCTATGGTCAGCTGGTCAGCGAAGAGCCGACGGCTGAGACGGCATTGGGCGGGTTCGGGTCACCCACGGACGACCCAGGGCCCCATCTCTCGTACGCGATTCAATGGATCCTGTTCGCGCTGATGGGCTTCATCTTCATCGGATACATCATCCGCACGGAGATCGTGAAGCATCGCGAAGATCTCGAGGGCGCGCCCGCCGAGCCGAAACGCCTACGTCGACGCGACAAGGATGCCGACGTCGAGGACGAGCTGCTCGACGCAGGCGTCGAGGCGCGCTGA
- a CDS encoding cupin domain-containing protein, protein MSDYQVLEIGAPDAWRSHHGGFDEARARDGRRVVDHELTMQYIGVTANALVPGEEAGYWHTHSRVEELYVFLGGYGQMGLDDDVVDVGPGTVVRVGQGVWRTWRARPEGSEELRWLCIRAGGETLPHLPNDGTRDPQRSMPW, encoded by the coding sequence ATGAGTGACTATCAGGTCCTCGAGATCGGGGCCCCGGACGCGTGGCGGTCGCACCACGGCGGATTCGACGAAGCACGTGCTCGTGACGGCCGACGAGTCGTCGACCACGAGCTGACGATGCAGTACATCGGTGTCACCGCGAACGCCTTGGTTCCGGGGGAGGAAGCCGGGTACTGGCACACGCACTCCCGCGTGGAGGAGCTCTATGTGTTCCTCGGCGGGTACGGGCAGATGGGCCTGGACGACGACGTGGTCGATGTCGGCCCGGGAACGGTCGTGCGTGTCGGTCAGGGTGTGTGGCGCACGTGGCGCGCGCGACCGGAGGGCTCCGAGGAACTTCGGTGGCTCTGCATCCGCGCCGGCGGCGAGACGTTGCCCCACCTGCCGAACGATGGCACCCGCGACCCGCAACGGTCGATGCCCTGGTGA
- a CDS encoding pyridoxamine 5'-phosphate oxidase family protein translates to MDTSRSGSEDADTSRLRTLPALSGAAPEIDFARLPDEPGTLFLFWLDVAIDAAVPEPHAATLATVDVDGIPDARTLILKGVDDLGWSFAGPRSSRKGLQLADRPAAALNFWWQPLVRAVRVRGVVREASPGETAADLAARSAAARSDVAPGDWALWRIVPSRVEFWQGASDRRHTRIVYEPDGGRWKRTIAGGASATPGERERG, encoded by the coding sequence GTGGACACGAGTCGCAGTGGTTCCGAGGATGCCGACACGAGTCGGCTCCGCACGCTTCCTGCGCTGAGTGGCGCGGCCCCGGAGATCGACTTCGCACGTCTTCCCGACGAGCCGGGCACTCTCTTCCTCTTCTGGCTCGACGTCGCGATAGACGCCGCCGTTCCGGAGCCGCATGCCGCAACTCTTGCGACGGTCGATGTCGATGGCATTCCGGATGCGCGAACGCTGATCCTCAAAGGTGTCGACGATCTCGGTTGGTCGTTCGCCGGCCCGCGGTCTTCTCGCAAGGGGCTGCAGTTGGCAGACCGCCCGGCCGCCGCGCTGAACTTCTGGTGGCAGCCTCTCGTGCGCGCGGTGCGGGTCCGCGGGGTCGTCCGAGAAGCGTCGCCTGGCGAGACCGCCGCAGACCTCGCCGCCCGGTCTGCCGCTGCGCGCAGCGACGTCGCGCCGGGAGATTGGGCGTTGTGGAGGATCGTCCCTTCCCGCGTGGAGTTCTGGCAGGGGGCATCAGATCGGCGCCACACCCGGATCGTGTACGAGCCGGACGGGGGGCGCTGGAAGCGCACCATCGCCGGCGGAGCGTCGGCAACACCGGGAGAGAGGGAACGCGGATGA
- a CDS encoding ABC-F family ATP-binding cassette domain-containing protein encodes MLAVHDLEIRVGARILMQDVSFRVADGDKIGLVGRNGAGKTTLTKVLAGDLLPSDGNVTRSGELGYLPQDPRTGNPEDLARTRILDARGLGQLNLGMTEAGIAMGSDDPDVAAKAMKRYAALTEQFEAQGGYAAEAQAASIAHNLSLPDRILDQPLSTLSGGQRRRIELARILFSDAQTMILDEPTNHLDADSVVWLREFLKGYKGGLIVISHDVELVGETVNRVFYLDANRQVIDTYNMNWKNYLRQRVADEERRKKERANVEKKATTLQLQAARFGAKASKAAAAHQMVARAEKMLAGLDDVRQEERVAKLRFPKPAPCGKTPMMASGLSKSYGSLEIFTDVDLAIDRGSKVVVLGLNGAGKTTLLRMLAGVDKPDTGQLEPGHGLKVGYYAQEHENLDVNRSVLQNMVSAAPHITETEARKVLGSFLFTGDDVLKPAGVLSGGEKTRLSLATLVVSSANLLLLDEPTNNLDPASREEILGALAHYEGAVVLVSHDPGAVQSLNPERVLILPDGVEDIWSQDYQDLIELA; translated from the coding sequence GTGCTTGCCGTGCACGACCTCGAAATCCGCGTGGGCGCGCGCATCCTCATGCAGGACGTCTCGTTCCGCGTCGCCGACGGAGACAAGATCGGGCTCGTCGGGCGCAATGGTGCCGGCAAGACCACGCTCACCAAGGTGCTCGCCGGCGACCTCCTGCCCTCCGACGGGAACGTGACGCGCTCGGGGGAGCTCGGCTACCTGCCGCAGGACCCCCGCACCGGCAACCCGGAAGACCTGGCCCGGACGCGCATCCTCGACGCGCGAGGGCTCGGCCAGCTCAATCTCGGGATGACCGAGGCGGGCATCGCGATGGGCTCCGACGACCCCGACGTCGCGGCGAAGGCGATGAAGCGCTACGCCGCTCTGACCGAGCAGTTCGAAGCACAGGGCGGTTACGCCGCCGAAGCGCAGGCCGCGTCCATCGCTCACAACCTGTCTCTGCCCGATCGCATCCTCGACCAGCCCCTCTCGACGCTGTCGGGCGGTCAGCGCCGTCGTATCGAACTCGCCCGAATCCTGTTCTCCGATGCGCAGACGATGATCCTCGACGAGCCGACAAACCACCTCGACGCCGACAGCGTCGTGTGGCTACGCGAATTCCTCAAGGGGTACAAGGGCGGACTGATCGTCATCAGTCACGACGTGGAACTCGTCGGCGAGACGGTGAACCGCGTGTTCTACCTCGACGCGAACCGTCAGGTGATCGACACGTACAACATGAACTGGAAGAACTATCTGCGCCAGCGGGTGGCTGACGAGGAACGACGCAAGAAAGAGCGTGCCAACGTCGAGAAGAAGGCGACGACCCTGCAGCTGCAGGCGGCGCGCTTCGGCGCGAAGGCCTCCAAGGCGGCGGCCGCGCACCAGATGGTGGCTCGAGCCGAGAAGATGCTCGCCGGCCTCGACGATGTGCGCCAGGAAGAGCGGGTCGCGAAGCTGCGGTTCCCCAAGCCCGCTCCCTGCGGCAAGACTCCGATGATGGCTTCAGGGCTGTCGAAGTCCTACGGATCGCTGGAGATCTTCACCGATGTCGATCTCGCGATCGACCGCGGATCCAAGGTCGTCGTGCTCGGGCTGAACGGCGCCGGCAAGACGACGCTGCTGCGCATGCTCGCGGGCGTGGACAAGCCTGACACCGGTCAACTCGAACCAGGGCACGGCCTGAAGGTCGGCTATTACGCGCAAGAGCACGAGAACCTCGACGTGAACCGTTCGGTGCTGCAGAACATGGTCTCCGCAGCGCCGCACATCACCGAGACGGAAGCGCGAAAGGTCCTCGGTTCGTTCCTGTTCACCGGCGACGACGTGCTCAAGCCTGCCGGAGTGCTCTCGGGTGGTGAGAAGACGCGTCTGTCGCTGGCGACGCTCGTCGTCTCCTCCGCGAACCTGCTGCTGCTCGACGAGCCGACGAACAACCTCGACCCGGCATCCCGAGAGGAGATCCTCGGAGCTCTCGCGCATTACGAGGGCGCCGTCGTGCTCGTCTCGCACGACCCGGGAGCGGTGCAGTCGCTCAACCCGGAGCGCGTGCTGATTCTCCCGGACGGCGTCGAGGACATCTGGAGCCAGGACTACCAGGACCTCATCGAACTCGCATAG
- a CDS encoding DedA family protein, which yields MDILNELIMQAIASPWLYAVLFTVTVIDGFFPPIPSETVLVAAAAVAASTGEGNLVLLAAVAAVGAVIGDNLAFMIGRRLGTTRFAWMRRPRVAATFAYAQQALDQRSATLILGARYIPVGRVAVNMSAGALRFPWRRFLPLSIIAGSSWSIFSLAVGLLAGAWIKDQPLLSAGLGIAVALVIGVVIDRIAAVRRRRTAVPQLAG from the coding sequence GTGGACATCCTCAACGAGCTCATCATGCAGGCCATCGCCTCGCCCTGGCTGTACGCGGTGCTGTTCACCGTCACCGTCATCGACGGCTTCTTCCCGCCCATCCCGAGCGAGACTGTGCTCGTCGCCGCCGCGGCCGTGGCCGCCTCCACCGGCGAGGGCAACCTTGTGCTGCTCGCCGCCGTCGCCGCGGTCGGCGCGGTGATCGGAGACAACCTCGCCTTCATGATCGGTCGCCGGTTGGGTACGACGCGGTTCGCCTGGATGCGCCGGCCACGAGTCGCCGCCACCTTCGCCTACGCTCAGCAGGCGCTCGATCAGCGCAGCGCCACCCTCATCCTCGGTGCGCGCTACATCCCGGTCGGACGAGTCGCCGTCAACATGTCGGCCGGCGCCCTGCGCTTCCCCTGGCGACGCTTCCTCCCGCTCAGCATCATCGCCGGTAGCAGCTGGAGCATCTTCAGCCTCGCGGTCGGGCTTCTGGCGGGAGCCTGGATCAAGGACCAACCGTTGCTCAGCGCAGGCCTCGGCATCGCCGTCGCGCTGGTCATCGGAGTCGTGATCGACCGGATCGCGGCCGTGCGTCGTCGACGCACAGCCGTCCCCCAACTGGCAGGATGA